CGGGCGACTTGGTCGGATCGGTGTAGGGGCTTGTTTGTGCGACAACGCTGCACGGCTGCGCGCCATACGCTTCGACCTGGAAATCAACTGCCGGGAACGCACTCTGCGCCACGCCCTTCAGCGACGAAATGATGGTGGTGGCCAAGCCGTTCGTGCCCCAGATCGGGTCCGCTTGCACAGGTGCGGTGGGCGTGGTGGCGACCGGTGCTGCGGCGTTGTCGGAGCCGCCGCCACAGGCGCTCACCAGGGCGCCCCCGACCACGGCACCGCCGTAACTCAGAAAGGCACGTCGCGACGGACTGTGCGGGGCGCGGGCATCAGATGCCTGCCGCCGCCGGTTACGGAAGGGCGCTGTCATTGGGTCTCCTCGTCGGGTTTTGTCTGACGTGTCGACCCGGCAGGAGGCTGCTGAATCCGGGCACGTCTTTTGATATATCAGAATTTATTGATTGATATATTAGCGGTCAAGGGCGGGTTTTCCCGATCCCCACCAGCGGGGTACGGAGGGCGACGACAACTAGGTAACCCGCTCGGTGCGGCGTCGCATTGGGCTCGATGGCAACGTCTGCAGACATGCTGGGGCGACAACGGATCGTCCATCTGCCACCCGCTGTAGGTGCTGCTGCGGGTCGGGGCAGCGCATGGCAGCGCGGTATTGGCCCTCCCGCACAGCATCAAACAGGTGCTCTGTTTCGGGGTATCGAATTGCGATTTGATGCAGTCGCGATTGAATGTGTACGACTTAAAGAAACGCCCCTGTCACACATCATTCCTACCATGCGAGTGCCAATCGATGTGACCGATTCATTTCATGAATCGCAGGCAATAAAAAGAGCATCGAACGCATTCGCAATCTGAGGATTTTTGAGAATGTTGTTTCTCGGGGGCTCAGTGCGGTTGATCTGTGTCGATGAGAATTGCGGCTTTTCAGGCATCACTTCATTTCCCTTCGAGCGTTGGACCAACCCTGCGAATTGCGGCGGCAATCGCTTTGCCTTCTGGGTAGCCTAAAACGTAACGGAGAGAACCATGTCAATGAAAAGTGGGGCCGATCAACAGCAGCTGACGCTGGATGATCTGGCCGCTGTTCCTGAGCTGAAGCGCCGGCAATTGCTGCGCATGATGCTGGCTTCGACGGCGGTCGGACTGTCGGGCGTGCTGAGCGGGTGCGGTGGCGGCGATTCGCCGGACGCCTCAACGGGTTCAACGGGCACCCCGCCAAGTGCGGGCGATCCGGGCACCGGAACGACGACACCAAAGCTGGTGTCGTCATTCACGCTGGCGGCCTTGCCGGATACGCAATTTTATCCGCGCTATGCATCTGCGAAAATGGGCGGGTTGTATCAAAAGAATTATCCGACGATCAATCCGCAATTCGACAATCCATTCAAGGCGCAGACGCAATGGATTGCCCAAAATGCAAAAGCGCTGAAACTGGCTTTTACCACGCACCTTGGCGATATTGTCGACCAGTCCTGGTATTACACGTCTGAAGGTTCGGCGCCGTGGAGTGCGAGCACAGATCTGCTGAGCAATAGCCAACTCACCAACGGCACGGTGACCAAAGAATGGGAGCTGGCGAGCCAGGCGATGCAGGTGCTGGAAAAGGCCAACTGCAATTATTCGATCTGCGCGGGCAACCACGACGTTGGCGCCATCGGCTCGTCGATGCAATGGGGGCCTGACTGGGGCGTTGGCGTCTCGGGCTTTGACAACACCGATGGGTACCAAGATGGCGGCAGCCACCGGCAAGGGTTGGTGGAGCCATATCTGAAGGTGTTTCCGACCGCGCGTGCACAACGGCAGCCAACCTTCGGCGGCCGCCATGGCTCGGGCTTTCACGAGTACCACGTCTTCAACGCGGAAGGGAATCAGTTCCTGGTGTTGTCGATGTCGTGGCGCGCTTCGGACGATGCGATTGCGTGGGCCAACTGGGTCATCGCAAAGAACCCCGGCATTCCGGTCATCCTGATTTGCCACCAGCTTGCGGGCATTGGCCCGGACGCTGTTACGGCAGCCGATACGGCGTATTCGAATTACATGTGGGACAAGCTGATCAAGAATAACGACCAGATTTTCATGGCCGTGTCCGGTCACTATCACGGCTCGTGCAAGATGACGAAGAAGAACGCCGCCGGCAACGACGTCATCTTCATGGTCGTTGATTATCAGATGGCGTATATGGGCGGCAATGGCCTGATGCGCTTGTACGAATTCGATCTGACGAACAACAAGATCATCGCCAGTTCGTTCTCGCCGTGGGTGCCGGTCAAGCCGGAAGCGAGCCTGAATCAGTTCGATTCGGCATGGTTGACCGCGGATAACCAGAACTTCTCGATCGACATCGATTTTGCCAAGCGCTTTGCCGGCTTCAACCCCGCCTTCAAGGCGGCAGCCGGCTCGGTGTCGGGCAGCCTGTCGGACGTCGCCAAGGGGCTGATCCTGGCGAACTATCACAACCCGCCGCAGGATGCGGGCAAGCCGGCGTCCAGCCCGAACGACTACCCGGTGGTACCGAACACGCTGGCGCACTGGCGCTTCTACAACACGGCCGCTGCGGAAGGCCAAGCGCTGTCGCCGTACCAACCGGGCTTCCAGATCAAGGACGCCTCGGTGCCGGGCGATGCCACGGCGGGCGCAAATCCCATTTCGCTCAACACGTGGATGGGTGGTCAGCCCGGCGACCTGGTGTGGTCGAAGGATCATCACCCGCTGTCTTCCGCTCCGGGCAGCCTGCAGTTCAAGAACGCCAGCCAGACGAGGTCTTCGTATTTCACGACAGACCCGACTTCGCCGTTGAATGTGCAAACGTTTGCCAACGGCTACACCATCGAGGCGTTCGTGAAGATCGACTCGGCCTGGACCGCGCAGAACAACGCGTGGATGGGCATTCTCTATCGGCTTGGCGCGCGCAGCGCAGCCACTGGCGTGTCATGGCCGGGCGATGTCGACCAGGGCGACACAATGGCGATGTTCGCGTTTTCCAACCTGATGGAGTTCCAGTGGGAGGTCATCCCGACCGATAACACCGAGAACCTGGCGTGCTGGTCGGGCGGTGTCTCGGCCGGGCAATGGCTGCACGTTGCCATCGTCAACGATGGAAAGGGCAGTACGACGATGTACGTGGAAGGCGCGCCCATTCTGCGCAACAACAGCGGGATGGACGGCATCCGCTACGTGGCGAGCAACCAGCAGATGGCAATCGGTTGCGCGCAGTACGGTGGCAGCATGGGCAATGGTTTCTTCGGCAGTCTCGGGGAGATGCGGATTGTGGGCGCCCCGCTGGAACCAACTCAGTGGTTGACGGCACGCGCTTCGTAACGTGAGGGCGGCTCCCGCCGAAGCGGTTTGGCGGGAGCGCGGCTGGAGCCCGCCCGTGTGGCCGCTGCGCGACCTGTTCGTCCACACCGGAATAGCGATTCAATTCCGACTCAAGTGTGCGCAAGACACGCGTTTTGCGCTTCATTTCATTGACGATGTCGGCGGCACAGCGTTTCATGTCAGCAAAGCAGCTTGCATGGAGACGCACGTGCCACACGAAGACAACGCAGCGCCGATGTACCGAAGCGGAACGGCCGCCCGCATGGCCAAGATGCCTGTATCCACGCTCCGTGTGTGGGAGCAGCGCTATGGCGTGATTTCGCCCACCAAATCACAGTCCGGCCAGCGGTTGTACTCGAGCGAGGACGTCAAGCGCCTTGCCCTTCTGCGCTCGCTCGTCAACCAGGGGCACGCGATCGGCGCCATTGCGCATGCAGACAGCACTGAGCTCCAGCAGTTGCTGGACGCCTCGCTCGCTGCTGAAGCACCGGCGCTCGCGCCGGCCACCGCCGCAATTTCGCTTTCCGTCTGTGGCACGTTGCTGGCGGAGCGCGTCCGGCGCAGAAAAAGCACGCTGGTGTCGCTTGGGATCGAGCCCGTCATCGAATTGCCCGCGCTGGACGCCGAGGCCCAGCTTGAGTCACCGCCGAGCACAGATGCGTTGATCGCCGAAGCCGCGTCCCTGCATCCGGAAACGGCGGAAGCCTTATTGGCGCTGGCGCGGCGGTGCGGTGCCAGCGCCGTCGGGGTGATCTACAGCTTCGGCACGGTGCGCGCTACCGACATGCTGCGCGCGGCCGGCGTGCGGCTGTATCGGGAGCCCAATGCGCACGGTGAGCTTGACCAGGTTCTGCAAGAACTGGCGCAGCTCGTGCGCGTGGACGCGGTCTACGGAAAGCTCGAACCGTTGCGACGCAATGCGCGCAGGTTCACAGACCGGCAGCTGGAGATCTTTGCCAACGCTTCGCAGACGCTTGCCTGCGAGTGCCCGCGGCACCTTGTCGGGCTGATTCGCCAGCTCGATGCATTCGAGCGTTTCAGCGATGGCTGTGCGGTGCGGTCTTCGCTTGATGAACAACTGCACCGCTATCTCGGAGATGTCGCCAACCGCGCCCGGTTG
This is a stretch of genomic DNA from Ralstonia wenshanensis. It encodes these proteins:
- a CDS encoding LamG-like jellyroll fold domain-containing protein: MSMKSGADQQQLTLDDLAAVPELKRRQLLRMMLASTAVGLSGVLSGCGGGDSPDASTGSTGTPPSAGDPGTGTTTPKLVSSFTLAALPDTQFYPRYASAKMGGLYQKNYPTINPQFDNPFKAQTQWIAQNAKALKLAFTTHLGDIVDQSWYYTSEGSAPWSASTDLLSNSQLTNGTVTKEWELASQAMQVLEKANCNYSICAGNHDVGAIGSSMQWGPDWGVGVSGFDNTDGYQDGGSHRQGLVEPYLKVFPTARAQRQPTFGGRHGSGFHEYHVFNAEGNQFLVLSMSWRASDDAIAWANWVIAKNPGIPVILICHQLAGIGPDAVTAADTAYSNYMWDKLIKNNDQIFMAVSGHYHGSCKMTKKNAAGNDVIFMVVDYQMAYMGGNGLMRLYEFDLTNNKIIASSFSPWVPVKPEASLNQFDSAWLTADNQNFSIDIDFAKRFAGFNPAFKAAAGSVSGSLSDVAKGLILANYHNPPQDAGKPASSPNDYPVVPNTLAHWRFYNTAAAEGQALSPYQPGFQIKDASVPGDATAGANPISLNTWMGGQPGDLVWSKDHHPLSSAPGSLQFKNASQTRSSYFTTDPTSPLNVQTFANGYTIEAFVKIDSAWTAQNNAWMGILYRLGARSAATGVSWPGDVDQGDTMAMFAFSNLMEFQWEVIPTDNTENLACWSGGVSAGQWLHVAIVNDGKGSTTMYVEGAPILRNNSGMDGIRYVASNQQMAIGCAQYGGSMGNGFFGSLGEMRIVGAPLEPTQWLTARAS
- a CDS encoding MerR family transcriptional regulator, whose protein sequence is MWEQRYGVISPTKSQSGQRLYSSEDVKRLALLRSLVNQGHAIGAIAHADSTELQQLLDASLAAEAPALAPATAAISLSVCGTLLAERVRRRKSTLVSLGIEPVIELPALDAEAQLESPPSTDALIAEAASLHPETAEALLALARRCGASAVGVIYSFGTVRATDMLRAAGVRLYREPNAHGELDQVLQELAQLVRVDAVYGKLEPLRRNARRFTDRQLEIFANASQTLACECPRHLVGLIRQLDAFERFSDGCAVRSSLDEQLHRYLGDVANRARLMLEDAMEFAIRAESLHPPAG